Part of the Neisseria leonii genome is shown below.
GTGGGCGGCATGAATATTCATGTGATGGTACTGCTGCTGCTGGCAGCGGCGATTATCGGCGACGCAGTCAATTTTGCCGTCGGCAAATATTTCGGCGCGCGGCTGTTTGCCGACCCCGATTCCAAAATCTTCCGCCGCAGCTATTTGGACAAAACCCATGCGTTTTACGAAAAATACGGCGGCAAAACCATCATCATCGCCCGCTTCGTACCAATTGTGCGTACCTTTGCCCCGTTTGTTGCCGGCATGGCCGATATGGATTATGCCAAATTTATCCGCTACAACATTATCGGCGCGGTATTGTGGGTGGTGCTGTTTTCCTATGCGGGCTATTTTTTCGCCAACCTGCCGGTCGTCAAAAACAATTTGGGTTTGGTGCTGGCGGCGATTATCGTCATTTCCGTCCTGCCTGCCCTGATTGAAATCCTCCGCGCCCGCCGGAAAAACTGATGCGGTGTCCATGTGCGAAAAAATGCCGGAAAACAATCCGGCATTTTTTATCGTGCTTGGCAGGCAGACGTTTTTCAGACGGCCTGTTTCCCCTCAACAGGAAGCCGTACAGCCCGCCACCATCTTGTTCAAAGCTGCCGTGTCCAAAAGCCTGATATGCTTGTGATCGACTGCAATCAGACCGTCATGGTGAAATTTCGACAAAGTACGGCTGACCGTTTCCAATTTCAGGCCGAGATAGCTGCCGATTTCCTCGCGCGACATACGCAGAATAAAATCATTGGCGGCAAAACCGCGCTTGTGCAGCCGTTGCGACAAATTGAGCAGAAACGATGCCAGCCGCTCTTCCGAACGCATATTGCCCAACAGCAGCATCACGCCCTGATCGCGCACGATTTCACGGCTCATCAGGCGGAAAAAATGACTCTGCACCCCGGGAATGCGGCTGCCCAGTTCCTCCAAGCGGTCAAACGGCAGCTCGCACACTTCGCTGTCTTCCAAGGCCACCGCATCGCAGGTATGCAGGTGCGAACAAATCCCGTCCATACCGATCAGCTCGCCCGACATAAAAAAACCCGTTACCTGATCGCGGCCGTCGCGGCTGCCCAGAATGGTTTTGAAAAAACCGGTGCGTATCGCATACAGCGACGCAAACGCCTCACCGGCACGAAACAGCACTTCGCCCTTTTTCAGACGGCGGCTCTGCCTGATGACCGCGTCCAACTGCTCGAACTCATTCGGATCCAGCCCCACGGGCAGGCACAATTCGCGCAGCGAGCAGGTGGAACACAATGCTTTCAAAGGCTGTAAAAGCTGGCGTTTCGACATAAAACCTCCGACACCGCACGCGATTCTGCCCAAATGCAGTTGATACACGTCAAGGTGCTGATAACACTTTTCTGCCATTCTACCAAACCCGGCACAACTGCGCCTAATCATTACGACAAAATACACCGCACAAACCCGCCATGAAAACCATTCCCATCATCTCCGGTCAGGAAAAACCCGTATTCGACCGCGCCCTGATTGCCGCCCTGCCCGCCAGCGGCCCGCGCTATACCTCTTATCCCACTGCCGACCGCTTTACCGCCGCTTTCGGCCAAGAGCAATACCGCTCCACACTCACCCTGCGCCGCAGCGGCCGACCGCTGTCGCTGTATATCCACATTCCGTTTTGCAACACCATCTGCTACTACTGCGGCTGCAATAAAATCATCACCAAAGACACCGCCCGCGCCGATACCTATCTCGACTATCTGGAACACGAAATGGCTCTGATTGCACCGCATTTGGGCGGCGGCAGACAGCCCTTGGCGCAACTGCATTTCGGTGGCGGCACACCCACATTCCTCAACGACAGCCAGCTGGAACGCGCATTCGCCCTGATCCGCCGCCATTTCGACCTGCTGCCCGACGGCGAATATTCCATCGAAATCGACCCGCGCAAAGTCAGCCGCGAAACCGTCCGCCACCTCGGCCGACTGGGCTTCAACCGCATGAGCGTGGGCATTCAGGATTTCGATCCCCAAGTACAGCGGGCGGTAAACCGCATTCAGAGTGTGGCAGAAACCCGCGCCGTTATCGAAGCCGCACGCGAAACGGGTTTCCAATCCGTGAGCGTCGATTTGATTTACGGCCTGCCGCACCAATCCGTTTCCGGCATTGCAGCCACACTCGACACCGTTCTCGATCTCGATCCCGACCGCCTTGCCCTTTACCACTACGCCCACCTGCCCCACCTTTTCAAACCCCAGCGGCGCATCGATACCGCCGCCGTACCCGACAGCGAAACCAAACTCGACATTCTGCAATACGCTGTCGAACGGCTGACTGCCGCAGGCTATCTGTTTATCGGTATGGACCATTTCGCCAAACCCGGAGACGAACTGGCTGCCGCCCTGAAAAACGGCCGTCTGCAACGCAATTTCCAAGGCTACTCCACCCATGCCGACTGCGACCTGATTGCGCTCGGCGTATCCGGCATCGGCAAAATCGGCAACGCCTATATCCAAAACGAAAAAGACATCGAGGCCTACTACGCCGCCATCGATCAAGGCCGCCTGCCCGTTCTGCGCGGATACACCCTCAACCGCGACGACCTTCTGCGCCGCGCCCTGATTCAAGAACTGATGTGCCGTTTCTCACTTGACATACCCGCATACGAAACCGCCCACAGCATTACCTTCGCCGACTACTTCGCCACCGAACTGGCCGACCTGCACCGCATGGAACAGCAAGGCCTGCTGCAGCTGACACCCGACAACCTGCACGTTACCCCCAAAGGCCGCTTCCTGATCCGCAACATCGCCATGGTCTTCGACTACCACCTGCGCCACAAAACCACACAGGCCGCCTACTCGCAAACCGTCTGACTGCCGAGGCCGTCTGAAACAGCCGCCATACCGATCTATGTCGGATTTAAAAATCCGACCTACCGGCCCCGCCGCAAACCGTGTAGGTCGGATACTCTGTATCCGACATTTTTCAACATTGCGGCATTTCAGTAGGTCGGATTCTTGAATCCGACATCTCAAATAAATCCGACATCTCAAACAGAAATGTCGGATACGGGGTATTCGACCTACAAAAAATACGGGGTATGGCGAGATACGGGGTTATGCGGGCAGCAATGCAAAAAGAGCCTGCATTTGCAGGCTCTTTTTTTCTAACCGTTCAGATTAGAATTTGTGGCGCAGACCAACCAGACCGGCAGTCTCATCACGTTTGTTGTCGCCGCTGCCGGTTTTCAGCCAGCCGGCTTGTGCGAAAGCAGTAGTGCGTTTAGAGAAGTCGTAGTCGGCACCCAGAACCACTTGTTTGTATTGAGAGCCGTTCAGTTTCTCGCCACCTTCGCTCGCTTTGGCTTTCCAGCCGTGAGCGTAAGACAGTTTCGGAGTTACGTTGCCGAAGCGGTAGCCGACAGTTGCGGCAGCTTCCAGAGTTTTCACGCCTGCATCTGCGCTGCCACCGGTCACAACAGCATTGTCATCATTGTATACAGCTTTGGCGTAAGAACCGGCAGTATCCCAGTTTTTGGTGTATTGCGCACCCAAGCCTACGAACAGGTTGTTGGCATCGTAACCGGCTTCCAAGCGGTGTGCGTAGCCGTCTTTACCTTTTGCATAGGTATTGGCAGCACGCTCAACGTTGTTCTTTTTGAAGCCGAAGCCGTATTGGGCGAATACGCCTGAGTTGGCGAAGTTCAGACCGGCATAGTAGGCATCACGGCCGGCAACTTCTTTGGTGTATTTGTCAGACGGATTGGCATTGTCGCGCGGGGTGTATTGTACGCTTGCGCTGAAGCCGCCGAAAGACGGGGTGTCATAGCGGGCAGATACGACGCGGCTGCCGGTACGGGTAAAGATGCCCAGACCCAGAGCGTTGTTGTCGTATTCCCAATTGTCGATGGTACCCATGTTGTTCAGCGGGGTGCTGATGTAACCGGCACGTACCTTACCGAAGCCGCCTTCCAAACCGATGAAAGAATCGCGGGTACCGAAACCGCGGTTTTTATTACCGTCAACGCTTACACGGCTTTCCACCTGCCAAATCGCATCCAGACCGTCAGCCAGGTTTTCTTTGCCTTTGAAGCCGATGCGCGAACCGAAGTCGGCGATTTCAGTGGCAGTAGAAGATTTTTCATTGCTGCTGCCGTTTTTGTTTTTGAATTTGGAAATTTCAACACCGGCTTTGACTTGGCCGTACAGGACAACGTCAGCCATTGCAGCAACCGGCAGAGCGGTCAGCGCCAGAGCAATCAGAGTTTTTTTCATTGCTGTATTCCTTTTCGAGATTAAGAAAAAAAACCTAAGATGGCATGGAAAAGATTCCATCTAAAGCTTTCTGGTTAATCGCATCGGTCGCGATTTCATGGCTGCTAATATAATTGCTTCATTGCGAAAAAACAAATTTTCCCGCCAAGAGTTTGGCGGCAGCACGGCAAAAAGTGTGGCCTTTTTCCAACAGGTTATTTTATTTTCTGTTTTGATTCAATGGCATAAAATTTGAAAAACACAGTATCGACCCGGTGTTGTTTTTCTGCACATCTGGACGTTTTTTGGCGCTTTCTGCGCAGAAAAGCAGGAAAGCGGGTGTTTTTCGGGGGTTTGCAAGGGGGGAGGCTGCGGGTGGGAAAGTGTTCCGGCAGTGTGTATATCGGATTCGGGAATACTGCCTGCGGCGGGTTTAGATGCAGGAGCGATACCGTATCTGTCCTGTCGGCTGTGGTCGGCAGCGGTGTAGTCGGATACTTGTATCCGACACCCCCGATACGGTGACTGCGGCTGCGCTGTCAGTCGGATTTGAAAATCCGACCTACGGGCTACGGGCGGTATGGAATGAAAAGGCCGTCTGAAAACACAGAAAACGTGTTTTCAGACGGCCTCGTAGTTCAATCAAACGGTTTTCTGCATTCGATTGAACAGGATTCGCGTTTTTTCAGGCATCTTCCCGAACACGGCGGTCAGCGGCTGTCGGGCAATACGGCGGGGGCTGCCTGCTCTTCTTCCTGTACGGCTTCGTCGAATGCGTAGCGGCGTTGGGCTTCGGCCTTGGCGTGTCCGCCGGTTTCGTCGAATACTTTCGCCAAGACTAAGCGCGCCTGTACGCTTTCGCGCAAGGCCAGGCTGGCTTCCAGATAGCTTTGTGCTTTGCCCCACAGACCCTGCCCGTAGGCCAGGATTCCCAAATGCAGCAGCAGGGCGGCATCATCGGGATGCTGTTTGAGCCAGCCGTCGGCGGTATCGATGGCACGGCGGCGGGCTTTTTCGTCGAGATAGCGCACGCTGCGGGCAAAAACGGGCAGCAGCTCTTCCTGACGGGTTTGCGGGTAGTGTTTCTCCACCCATGCCGCTGCTGCGCCGTACATGCCCAAGTGTTCGTATTTCTGTGCTACGGCAACGCACAAACCGCCGCTTTTCTGTTCGTCGGGAATGCGCTTTAAGGCGGCTTTGACGCCGTCTGAATCAGCAGCCAGCGACAGCAGGCGGCGGTAGGCCCACTCTTGGTGCTGATCCAGTTCGCGGCCGTTGATGGCACCGGCTTTTTTCAGTTTGGCGGCTTTTTCCAAGACGGCTGCGGCATCGCCGTGGTCGAGCGCGTAGCGCAGGTCGAGCTTGGCCAAGCGGGTCAGTCCGGGGTTGAGGCGGCGGGCATCGTCCATATGCCTTGCGGCGGCCTCGTAGTCGCGTGCCGCCAGCGCGCCTTCGGCTTGCAGCAGGTGGCGCGAAAGCTGGCTTTTGCCGGGCAGTTTGGCGATTTCCTGCAAGTAGCCGTCACGGCGGGCGGTATCGTCCACGGCATCGGCGGCGTGTGCGGCCAGCATCAGTGCCAGTGTGCGGTTGTCGCCCGTATTTTTGCCGGTCAATACTTTATCGGCCTCCTGCGCGGCTTTTTGGTACCGGCCTTCAAAATAGGCCAAGCCTGCCGCATTCAGGTGGCTGCCCGCCTGTTTTTCCTGACGGCGGCTGCGGAAGCGGCCGATGCGGCCGGGCAGGTCGAGCAGGCCGGCGATCAGGCGGACCAGCAGGTAGAGTACGACTACGGCCAGAATCAGCCCCAAAACAAAGGTATGCAGATTGATCCGCAGCAGGGTTTGCCCGACCGCGATATAGACGTTGCCGTCATAAGCTCCCGCAGCCACGGCCAAGCCCACCGCTGCGGCAAACAGCACAATAATCCAAATCAGGTTTTTCATGCCGCTTCCCCTTTGATGTCGGTTTGGGAAGCTGCTTTTTCCTGCGGTGCCGATGCGGCAGGCGCGGAAGCTTCACCGGCTTGCGGCGCAGAGGCTGCCGACGGGGCAGGATCGGAAGCAGCAGGCTCGGAAGCGGCGGCGTTCGGGCCGGATACCGTGGCGCGCGCGTTGTCCTGATAGTCTTTGACGGCGGTCAGGCCGGCTTTCAGCACTTCGCCCGACAGACTGCCCACATCAAGCGTTTTGAGTTCGACCAGCTCTTTGAGCCAAGCCTGCACGGCGGGCGAGCCAGTATCAAAATACTGTTTGACCGCCGCTTCGGCACTGTTCAAATCGCTCAGGTAAATATCGCCGTTGTGGCGCAGCATGGCGGTACGCGCGTCCAGCAGGCGCAGGCGCAGGTTTTCGCGCACGAAATAAACCTGCTCGGGCGACATCAGCATGGCATCGTCGTTTTTCAGACGGCGTACTTCCACCAGACCCTGCAATGCACTCAATGTTTTATCGCGCAGGTTTTCCCACCATGTGCCGCCCGTATTAACGGCGGGCGGTACACCGTTTTCGGTGGGTTTCAAGGTATTGTCGATAGTCAGCGGCAGTCCGGATACCGCGCTTTCCAGCCGGTCAAGACGCAGGGCCGTTCCCGAAACGTCGAGATACTGGCGTTTTTTCAGTTCCGCCAGATCGGCACTGACAGCCTGTTTGATCGGCAGCAGCGCGGCCTGATCGAAAGATTGCAGGCGGTTTTCGATATTTTCCAGCACCCTGACCGCCGCCGGTACGTTACCCGACAGCAAAAGCTGCTGGGCAGCCGTATTGAGGGCGGATTCGACTTCGTTTACCAGCCAGTCGGTACGGCTGCGCAGCAGTTCCTGATAAGCGCGGTTGGCGCGGGCAATCTGTTCGCCCTGCGCTTTGCCGGCGGATTCCAGCTGCGCCAGCTGCGCGGCCGCTTCGTCTTGCCTGCGCAGGCTCTCTTGCAGCAGGGCGGCGTTTCCACTCTCGCCCAAAGCCGCTTTTTCGATTTTCTGGTTTAAAGCCAGCTCCTGATTTTTCAAAACGTTCTGACCCTGCACAAACAGAAAGCCGCCGGCACCGAGTGCCAGCAGGGAAAGTACCAAGGCACTGCCCGCCAATACTTTGCCGCCGGACTGTTTGATGATGACGGGTGCGGCCGGCGGGGCGGTTTGTGCGTCTGCGGCAGACGGTGCCGCCTGCACCACGGCCGGAACGGGCGCGGTATCCGCAGGTTTGCGGTCGGCATGATCCGGCTGCTTGTTTTCTTGCTCGCTCATGATGGGTTCTCCGTATCGGGATTCAAAATAACCGCGTCCGGCATACCGGCCGTTTCAATCTGCCGCACGCCTGCCGCACGCAGATCGGCGGCAATACGCGGATGATGGGTGAAGTATATCAAGGATTGCAGGGTTTGCATCATTTCGGGCGGCGCGCGGTCGAAGAAGAGGCGCACCATTTCGCGCGACGTTATCCACACGGCGCGCACATCGGCCGTCTGAAAAACCGTCCAGTCGGGCGTTTGCGGCACGCGGCGGTAGATTTCGCCGAAATGCACATCCAATCCGCGCCGCCGCAGCTGTGCGGCCAGCCAGCCGCGCCCGCCTTCGCCGCGTATGATGCCGACTGCGGCTCCGGCAGGCAGTGTATCCCAAACCGGCAGGGCGGCGGCGGCTTCGCTGTCATTGCCGCCCTGCGGGCAATGTATCTGCCTGCAACCGGCACGGTGCAATGTCCGGGCGGTTGTCCGGCCGACCGCGATGTGCGGCAGAGACAGAACGTGTTCCGTGAAAAAAGGCTGCGCGGCTTCCACCGCGCTCGGGCTGACCCAAAACAGCGCAGAGGCCGTCTGAAAAAGGTTTGCCAGAATACTGTGCCGTTCCGGCAGCGGTTCAATCCGCATCACGCTGAATGCGATGCCCTGCCAGCCTACCGCCTGCCACACTGCCGAATCGGCCGCCGCGCGTGCCTGCGGGCGCACCAGCAATACTGCCGCCCGACGGCCGTTTTCCGCCAAGGGCGCGGGGGGCGGGAAGCGGCGGCCGTTTTCAGGCATCGGGCTGTTCCGCCAATACAGCGGCAATCAGTTCGTGCGCGCCCTCGTCGGCCAGCTGTTTGGCGACCGCGCGGCCGAGTGCGTCGGCATAGGCCAGCGGAGCTTGTGCAGAGGCTTGGAGCAGCACCGAACCGTCGGGGTGGCCGACCAGTCCGCGCAGGGTCAGCAGGCCGTTTTCTTCGGTGCAATAGGCGGCCAGCGGCACTTGGCAACTGCCGCCCAAAGCGCGTGCCAAAGCGCGTTCGGCGGTTACGCAGGCGTTGGTCAGGCTGTGGTTGAGCGGATTGAGGACTTCCAGCAGTTCGATGCGGGAAGCGGCAATTTCGATACCCAATGCGCCCTGCCCCGCCGCAGGCAGGCTGTCGGCGGGCGACAAGACGCAGCGGATGCGGTCGGCCAAGCCCAACCGCGCCAAACCCGCTTCTGCCAGTATGACGGCATCGTATTCGCCGTTGTCCAGCTTAGCCAGACGGGTTTGCAGGTTGCCGCGCAGCGGGCGGACGGCCAGTTGCGGGAAACGGGCACGCAGCTGGGCTTCGCGGCGCAGGCTGGACGTTCCCACTACCGCACCGGCCGGCATCTCTTCCAAGCGCGCGTAACGGTTGGACACCAATGCGTCAAATGCACCGGCACGCTCGCACACGGCCGCCAACAGAAAGCCTTCGGGCAAATCCATCGGCACATCTTTTACCGAATGCACGGCCAAATCCGCCCGCCCGTCCAGCAATGCCTGCTCCAACTCTTTGACAAACAGTCCTTTGCCGCCGACTTTGGACAGGGTGCGGTCGAGGATTTGGTCGCCGCGCGTGGTCATGCCCAAGATGCTGACGGCGCAATCGGGATAAAGCTTCTGCAAACGGCTTTGGATATGCCCGGCCTGCCACATGGCCAGACGGCTTTCTCGGCTGGCAATCACCAGTTTTTTCGGTGCATTCATGAAAATATACCTTGGTGGAAAACGGCAAAAGTGTAACAGAATCGAGGCCGTCTGAAAAACCGCATCCGGCGTTTTCAGACGGCCTCTCCACGTCGGGCAAAACGGGGGGTACAGACAAGTGCCGCCCTAATCCGCCAGGATTTCAAAACTGTGGGTGATTTTGGCGGCCTTGCCCAGCATCAGGGAGGCTGAGCAGTATTTTTCCGCCGACAGCCCGACGGCTTTCTCCACCGCCGCCGGATTCAGATCGCGGCCGTAAACCTGAAAATGAATGTGGATTTCGGTAAACACGCGCGGGGCGGTGTCGGCGCGCTTGGCCGTTACTGTGGCGCGGCAGTCGCTGACCTGCTGACGCTGCTTCTGCGCAATCATCACCACGTCGATGCCGGCACAGCCCGCTACGCCCAGCAGCAGCATTTCCATCGGACTGGGGCCGCGCTTGTCTCCTTCCGCCGCCGCACCTTCCATAATGACGGTATGGCCGTCTGCGGTTCGCCCCTCGAAACACAGGCCGTCTATCCATCTGCTGTTTACCTGCATGACGATGCCTCTCCGGCCGGTGCAATCGGTTCGGCCGATACCAATATACCGTCGGCATCGCTGTACAGATAATGCCCCGGCACAAAATCGACACCGCCGAACGAAACGGTTACATCAACTTCGCCCGCACCGTCTTTGGCACTTTTGCGCGGATTGCAGCCCAAAGCTTTCACGCCGAAATCCATTTGATCTATGGCTTCGCTGTCGCGGATGACGCCGAAAATCACCGCCCCCGCCCAACCGTTGGCCGCACCGGCTGCCGCAATCATGTCGCCCATCAGTGCACTGGAAAGCGAACCGCCCCCGTCCACCACCAACACTTCGCCGTCCGACGGCCGGTTCATCAACTGTTTGACCAAACCGTTGTCGCGGAAACAGCGCACGGTGCGGATACGGCCGCAAAAGCGGCGGCGGCCGAAACTGCGGAACTGGGTTTCGCAGGAAGGGGTATCGGGTGCCGCATCAATCAGATCGGCGGTGGCAAATGCAGACAACATGATTTTCTCCTTTTTTTCAGGCGGTTTTCAGACGGCCTTGGCGGCCGGGAATCCGGTCAGGCCCGTTCCAGCAGCCACGCCACATAACGCGCCACGCCCTCTTCCACGCTGTAAAACGGCATGGCGTAGCCTGCGGCGCGCAGTTTGGCAATATCGGCCTGGGTGAAACTCTGGTACTTGCCTTTCAGTGCGTCGGGGAACGGCAGGTAGCGGATCAGCCCGCTGTCCACCAATTCCGCCAGCGGCAGCGGGTCTTTGCCTTCGGCCGCGCGGCAGGCATTGACGGTGGCGGCGGCCAAGTCGTTAAACGGCTGGCTGCGGCCGGTACCCAGATTGAAAATGCCCGACTGCATGGGGTGGTCGAGAAAATGCAGGTTGACCGCCACCACATCTTCGACGCTGACGAAATCGCGGCTCTGGCCGCCGTCGGCATAACCGTCGTAGGCACCGAACAGATTGACAAAGCCCTGTTCTCGGTATTGGTGGAAATGATGGTAGGCCACCGAAGCCATGCGGCCTTTGTGCTGCTCGCGCGCGCCATAAACGTTGAAATAGCGGAAACCGGCCACCTGCGCGCTCAATCCTTCGGCCATGCGGCGGCGCACCACTTGGTCGAACAGGAATTTGGAGTAGCCGTACACATTGAGCGGCGCCTCCAAAGCGCGCTCTTCACGGAAAACTTCGCCTTTGCCGTACACTGCCGCGCTGGAAGCGTACAGGAAGGGAATGCGCTGGTCCTGACACCAGTCGAGCAGGTCGAGGCTGTATTGGTAGTTGTTGTCCATCATGTACAGGCCGTCGTGGTTCATGGTGTCGGAACACGCGCCCTGATGGAAGACTGCCTGTATATCGGCAAACGGAAAGCTGTGGTTGCGCACCTGGCGGATAAATTCGTGCTTATCCAGATAATGGCCGATGTCGCAGTCGGCCAGATTTTGGAATTTATCGCCGTGCGCCAGATTATCGACGGCCACAATATCCGTGATCCCGCGCCCGTTCAAAGCCTTGACGATGTTGCTGCCGATAAAGCCGGCCGCGCCGGTTACGATGATGGTCATGATGCACTCTTTCCTGAAAATAAGCCGCCCGCAGGCGTGCTGGCTATTGTAACGCAATCCGCCGTTTTGCACGAACGGCGGTCAAAAAAGCCGTCTGAAAACGGCGTTTGGCAGCCAAACGGTTTTCAGACGGCCTTTTGCCGGGAAATTACAAACCCTGCGCTTTGACTTTTTCCGCACCGGATTCCAGCTTGTTCAAAGCCGACAGATAGGCTTTGGCCGTTGCCGCCAGAATATCGGTATCCGCCCCCTGCCCGTTGACCACACGGCTGCCGCGCGCCAGACGCACGGACGTTTCGCCCTGACTTTCTGTACCCTGCGTCACGGCATTGACCGAATAAAGCTGCAAGACCGCGCCGCTTTGCGCCACGCTTTCGATGGCTTTGAAAACCGCGTCCACCGGCCCGGAACCTGTGGCCTCGGCCTGTTTTTCCTCGCCTTTGACGCTGAACACAATCTGCGCGCGCGGCAGTTCGCCGGTTTCGGTGACGATTTTCTGCGAGATAAAGCGGTAGTTGTCCTGATTGAGGGTTTCCATCTCGTCGGACACCAGCGCGTGCAGGTCTTCATCGAAAATTTCGCGTTTTTTGTCGGCCAGTTCTTTGAAACGGGCAAACGCGGCATTCAAGGCTTCTTCGCTGCCCAACTCAATGCCCAAATCGGCCAGCTTGGTTTTGAAAGCGTTGCGGCCGGAGAGCTTGCCCAGACTCAAACGGTTGGCCGCCCAGCCGACCGATTCGGCCGACATGATTTCATAGGTTTCGCGGTGTTTGAGTACACCGTCCTGATGAATGCCCGATTCGTGGGCAAACGCGTTGGCACCGACCACAGCCTTGTTCGGCTGCACGGGATAGCCGGTGATGGTGGAGACCAGTTTGGAAGCGGGCACAATCTGCGCCGTGTCGATGCCGGTTTCCAGACCGAACACATCGTGGCGCACTTTCAGAGCCATCACAATTTCTTCCAGCGAGGCATTGCCCGCCCGCTCGCCCAAACCGTTGACGGTGCATTCCACCTGACGCGCGCCGCCTTGGAGCGCAGCCAGCGAGTTGGCCACGGCCAAACCCAAATCGTTGTGGCAGTGTGCCGACCATACGACTTTTCCGCTGCCCGGGGTTTTGGCAATCAGCTCGCGGAACAAGGCTTCGGTACGGTGCGGAACCGAATAGCCCACGGTATCGGGGATATTGATGGTGGTCGCACCCGCCTCAATCACCGCACCGCAGATTTCGGCCAGAAAATCAATGTCCGAACGCAGCGCGTCTTCGCATGAAAATTCGACATCGTCGGTATATTCTTTAGCGATTTTTACCGCCTTAACCGCCGCTTCCACCACTTTGGCCGGTTTCATTTTCAGCTTGTGTTCCATATGGATCGGGCTGGTGGCGATAAAGGTGTGGATCCGTTTTTTGGCCGCAGGCGCAACGGCTTCGCCCGCTTTGCGGATGTCGCTTTCCACCGCGCGCGACAGCGAGCAGACGGTGGAGCGGGTAAGCGTTTTGGCGATTTCGTTTACCGCCTCCCAGTCGCCCGGGCTGGCGGCGGCGAAACCGGCCTCAATCACATCGACCCCCAGTTTTTCCAACTGGCGGGCAACGCGGATTTTTTCTTCTTTGGTCATGGCGGCGCCGGGCGACTGTTCGCCGTCGCGCAGGGTGGTGTCAAAAATAATGACGCGGTTGTTTTGGGGCATGGCCTGCTTCTCCAGAGTGGTTTGTTGATGCATAAAGGCGTTCAAATCCAGCGGCCGTCCCTGCGCTTCGGCCAGCGCGCCGAGCCGCCGCAGCTGGTTGAGCGGCAGCGAACCGCGGGTGCGCCATTTATAAATCGCCGCCGCGCTGGCTGCGTGTTCGGGATCTTGTTCTTTTAGTGCTTCGGCCAGCGCGCTCACGCCGCCGAAATAGGCAATTAAACGGTCGATATCCAACTGCATAATGTGTCCAATCGCGAAAGGCCGTCTGAAAATGACAAGTGGCGATTATACCCAAATTGGACATTTCGACAAGCATTGCTCGCTATATTTTAAAAATCCTTATCCCAAAGAGATATTTTTAGACTTATTGTCCAAATTTGCACAGCAAATCTCGGTAGGCGACATGAAGCGCAGAGACTTTTTTAGTTGGGAACTTTGGATATATTTACATTCATGGCGCGGTTTCGGATAACAGAATCATGCCTGATGAAAGACCGTCAATAAAGCCGGAAAATGACAGGACAGCAACTTTCATATCGGGAAGAAGCAATACCGTCTCCTTTCCATTATTCCCCGCCCGCTCAGGCCGCCTGAAAGTTGAAAATATAGTACACTGTCCGTTTTCCGCACCCTGCCCTGCCATGCAGCCGATTACCACTTCCCGCACGCCCGTGATGTTCTGGCATACTGAAAGCAGCCAAAAACCGCCCCGACACGCCGTTTTTGCCGACCGCCTTTCGGCCGGTGCCCTGCTGAAAGCCGCCCGCGACCATACGGCAACGGTATGGACGGGCGATTTCCACCAAG
Proteins encoded:
- a CDS encoding 2-isopropylmalate synthase, which gives rise to MQLDIDRLIAYFGGVSALAEALKEQDPEHAASAAAIYKWRTRGSLPLNQLRRLGALAEAQGRPLDLNAFMHQQTTLEKQAMPQNNRVIIFDTTLRDGEQSPGAAMTKEEKIRVARQLEKLGVDVIEAGFAAASPGDWEAVNEIAKTLTRSTVCSLSRAVESDIRKAGEAVAPAAKKRIHTFIATSPIHMEHKLKMKPAKVVEAAVKAVKIAKEYTDDVEFSCEDALRSDIDFLAEICGAVIEAGATTINIPDTVGYSVPHRTEALFRELIAKTPGSGKVVWSAHCHNDLGLAVANSLAALQGGARQVECTVNGLGERAGNASLEEIVMALKVRHDVFGLETGIDTAQIVPASKLVSTITGYPVQPNKAVVGANAFAHESGIHQDGVLKHRETYEIMSAESVGWAANRLSLGKLSGRNAFKTKLADLGIELGSEEALNAAFARFKELADKKREIFDEDLHALVSDEMETLNQDNYRFISQKIVTETGELPRAQIVFSVKGEEKQAEATGSGPVDAVFKAIESVAQSGAVLQLYSVNAVTQGTESQGETSVRLARGSRVVNGQGADTDILAATAKAYLSALNKLESGAEKVKAQGL